Genomic DNA from bacterium:
ATCCGGATTTCTGAAACTGTTAACTTGATCAATCCCTGCCGCCGCAGTCATCCAACGCCTCGGGCGCGACCTCCGGATTGCTGATTTTTTCATCATGACGGGACCGCAAGGATAAAATATGGAAGCTGACACCCGCAGCGATTGCTGCCAGTAATAGTTTGATATAAAAACGAGGTACCAAGTACATTGAAATCCCCATCGACCCCCACAACCATATTAAAGCGATTATTTTTGTTTTTCCGGTAATCGCCCTATATTTAAAATAATCCAAAATATAACTGCCGACAATCTTATTGTGAATCAACCAATGATGTAACCGCTGCGACGTTTGCATAAAACAAAACGCCGTCAGTATTAAAAAAGGCGCCGTAGGCAGAATCGGTAGAAATATCCCGACAATCCCCAGCCCCAGGGAAACAAACCCCAGGCTGATAAGTAAATATTTTTTTATCGTATTCATTTTTTTCATAGCATTTCTTCTGATTTTCCTGCATTTTTTTCAATTTATTTTCCTTACTACCTAACACCGCCCCTCAAACTTTTTTTATCTCATCACAGCCAGCTTGATCGTCTGCTTCTCTTTACTGTTAAAATAAACTTTGGCCAGATAAATCCCCGGCGCGATATCCGCGCAATTCCAGATAAGTACTTGTCCTCGACCGGCCGGCATGCTTTCCTTGAGCTTGGCAATACGTTCACCAGTCAGATTATATATATTTATTTCTACATCTGTGGCTTTGTCCAGGTGCATTAAAAATTTCATCTGCTTTTGCG
This window encodes:
- a CDS encoding YbaN family protein, which produces MNTIKKYLLISLGFVSLGLGIVGIFLPILPTAPFLILTAFCFMQTSQRLHHWLIHNKIVGSYILDYFKYRAITGKTKIIALIWLWGSMGISMYLVPRFYIKLLLAAIAAGVSFHILSLRSRHDEKISNPEVAPEALDDCGGRD